From Bombyx mori chromosome 3, ASM3026992v2, the proteins below share one genomic window:
- the LOC101742449 gene encoding uncharacterized protein LOC101742449 isoform X1, with the protein MYIFRIIFTKFVMVTKLGINGFGRIGRIIFRTCLLHNELEVAAINDPAIDAEYICYLIKFDSTHGKFSGTVTRNDDNEIIVDGRPIKIFREKLPSSIPWQSAGVQYVIESSGMFTSLEKASGHLRSVRVKRVIVTAPSVDVPMLILGVNDGEICSDMKVLSCASSTLYCLAPVIKILEDNYGVSEGFVTSIHAMTPSLKPLDGLCLRGKHWRDHRSIHQNIIPAATGACKALGKIMPQVKDKLTGLAFRVPIVNVSVLDISIRLCKETTWQDILKKIEEAGRSKMENIIKVTRDDNVSSDFAGDEHSCIVDGNSSLQLKPDFYKIVCWYENEYSYACRVVDTVLFIENQLKFVLVSEFRDQVKSKNSSVDKIHNIKAAVENYCDVPQNSKVFRNTNTNESKQNTHNADVMKPLGRPDLYTASDNDCKVKYSKDTFKIWKENDLTTKTGVRNYSGSFFHSCISFANPTNTIKAQERLEKVKREFSKMVNITEDLLKKSCSYKLNLLPDPIPENSLTTERKKSNTIVKISNNDTKHLDEKTKTDSASSDNPQDNVRMHANSYEKDESSSSSIEIGNIDFETEKIILLRDCREHMNINNTNKSGIRTIKQEDNCRTHLINDNFINEENTKEDFDLKLNPETEKLTDEILLRPNSSNKEEQINLKLKDNETSIEINSSSIDMSGVTKTDILKEENYQSISDKLTLDIHKNQTNLINSLQFGDSETNRDNAIVSSKNLMNCLNKLTPEPVIVIANKKSTCSEITIATSAYGEFNRNKIDLFEKLDSECGTGSECSFEIRGRTSQVIHITDLTNSLEDLSRLDKICKIIEISDELSDKLFSALDSGDVETLKRKKWSFKDLCDKIQLDEFCTNVFGKSIM; encoded by the exons ATGTATATATTTCGGATCATTTTTACTAAATTTGTCATGGTAACCAAATTAGGTATAAATGGATTCGGCCGAATTGGCAGAATTATTTTTAGAACATGTCTCCTACACAACGAGCTAGAG GTAGCAGCTATAAACGACCCAGCAATCGATGCAGAATACATTTGCTACTTGATAAAATTCGACTCCACACATGGAAAGTTTTCGGGAACGGTCACGCGAAATGATGATAACGAAATAATTGTGGACG GTCGTCCCATAAAAATATTCCGCGAGAAACTGCCGTCCAGTATACCATGGCAATCTGCTGGCGTTCAATATGTTATCGAATCTTCTGGAATGTTTACTTCACTGGAAAAGGCTTCG GGTCATCTCCGAAGCGTTAGAGTCAAACGTGTGATTGTAACTGCACCAAGCGTCGACGTACCAATGTTGATTTTGGGCGTCAATGATGGTGAAATATGTTCAG ACATGAAAGTTTTGTCGTGTGCATCAAGCACTTTATATTGTTTGGCACCGGTCATAAAGATATTGGAAGATAACTATGGAGTATCCGAAGGTTTCGTAACAAGTATACATGCAATGACGCCATCATTGAAACCCCTAGATGGACTGTGCTTAAGAGGGAAG CACTGGCGCGATCATCGGAGTATACATCAGAACATCATACCGGCCGCCACAGGAGCATGTAAAGCCCTTGGCAAAATTATGCCACAAGTTAAAGACAAACTGACCGGTTTAGCTTTTCGAGTACCGATTGTCAACGTTTCCGTTTTGGATATTTCTATCCG TCTATGTAAGGAAACGACTTGGCAAgatattttaaagaagatagaAGAGGCCGGTCGTAGCAAGATGGAGAACATTATAAAGGTAACAAGGGATGATAACGTTTCTTCGGATTTCGCTGGTGACGAGCACTCGTGCATCGTGGACGGGAATTCTAGCTTACAGCTAAAGCCGGATTTCTACAAAATCGTGTGTTGGTACGAAAATGAATATTCCTACGCGTGCCGTGTCGTAGACACTGTATTGTTTATTGAAAATCAGTTAAAGTTCGTTTTGGTATCCGAGTTCAGAGATCAAGTTAAATCTAAAAATAGTTCTGTTGATAAAATACACAATATAAAAGCCGCAGTGGAAAACTATTGCGATGTTCCACAGAATTCCAAAGTATTCCGTAACACAAACACTAATGAAAGCAAGCAGAATACTCACAACGCAGATGTAATGAAACCTTTGGGGAGACCAGACTTATACACAGCGTCGGATAATGATTGTAAGGTAAAATACTCAAAAGATAcctttaaaatttggaaagaaAACGATCTAACCACAAAAACAGGCGTGCGCAATTACAGCGGATCATTTTTCCATAGTTGTATCTCGTTTGCAAATCCAACTAATACAATTAAGGCCCAGGAACGCTTAGAAAAAGTTAAACGTGAATTTTCTAAAATGGTCAACATCACTGAAGATTTGCTGAAGAAATCTTGCAGttataaattgaatttactaccggatccgaTTCCAGAGAATAGCTTAACGACTGAAAGAAAGAAATCGAATACAATAGTTAAGATTTCAAACAACGATACTAAGCATTTAGATGAAAAAACTAAAACAGATTCAGCATCTAGCGATAACCCACAAGATAATGTTCGTATGCATGCGAACAGTTATGAGAAAGACGAATCTAGCAGTAGCAGTATTGAAATTGGAAACATCGATTTTGAAACGGAAAAAATCATTTTACTTCGTGATTGTCGTGAACATATGAATATaaacaatacaaacaaaagTGGCATCCGAACAATAAAGCAAGAAGATAACTGTAGAAcacatttaattaatgataattttataaacGAAGAAAATACGAAAGAAGATTTCGATTTAAAGCTAAATCCTGAAACTGAAAAACTAACCGATGAAATTCTTTTAAGACCTAATAGTTCAAATAAAGAAGAGcagataaatttaaaacttaaagaCAATGAAACGAGTATTGAAATTAACAGTAGCAGCATTGATATGTCTGGCGTAACAAAAACAGATATTTTGAAAGAGGAAAATTACCAAAGTATTTCTGACAAATTAACTTTGGATATCCACAAGaatcaaacaaatttaattaattcattgcAATTTGGTGACAGCGAAACGAATCGAGACAATGCTATTGTAAGCTCGAAGAACTTAATGAACTGTTTAAACAAACTAACACCGGAACCAGTTATTGTCATAGCTAATAAAAAATCCACATGCTCTGAAATTACCATTGCCACATCCGCGTACGGCgaatttaatagaaataaaatagactTATTTGAAAAACTCGATAGCGAATGCGGTACAGGATCGGAATGCTCTTTCGAAATACGTGGTCGGACATCTCAAGTGATCCACATTACCGATTTGACGAATTCACTCGAAGATCTATCTCGCTTGGACAAAATTTGCAAGATTATCGAAATATCAGATGAACTATCCGATAAACTGTTTTCAGCATTGGACAGTGGAGATGTCGAAACTCTAAAACGAAAGAAGTGGTCGTTCAAAGATTTGTGTGATAAAATTCAACTAGATGAATTTTGTACTAATGTATTCGGAAAAtcaattatgtaa
- the LOC101742449 gene encoding uncharacterized protein LOC101742449 isoform X3 encodes MYIFRIIFTKFVMVTKLGINGFGRIGRIIFRTCLLHNELEVAAINDPAIDAEYICYLIKFDSTHGKFSGTVTRNDDNEIIVDGRPIKIFREKLPSSIPWQSAGVQYVIESSGMFTSLEKASGHLRSVRVKRVIVTAPSVDVPMLILGVNDGEICSDMKVLSCASSTLYCLAPVIKILEDNYGVSEGFVTSIHAMTPSLKPLDGLCLRGKHWRDHRSIHQNIIPAATGACKALGKIMPQVKDKLTGLAFRVPIVNVSVLDISIRLCKETTWQDILKKIEEAGRSKMENIIKNSKVFRNTNTNESKQNTHNADVMKPLGRPDLYTASDNDCKVKYSKDTFKIWKENDLTTKTGVRNYSGSFFHSCISFANPTNTIKAQERLEKVKREFSKMVNITEDLLKKSCSYKLNLLPDPIPENSLTTERKKSNTIVKISNNDTKHLDEKTKTDSASSDNPQDNVRMHANSYEKDESSSSSIEIGNIDFETEKIILLRDCREHMNINNTNKSGIRTIKQEDNCRTHLINDNFINEENTKEDFDLKLNPETEKLTDEILLRPNSSNKEEQINLKLKDNETSIEINSSSIDMSGVTKTDILKEENYQSISDKLTLDIHKNQTNLINSLQFGDSETNRDNAIVSSKNLMNCLNKLTPEPVIVIANKKSTCSEITIATSAYGEFNRNKIDLFEKLDSECGTGSECSFEIRGRTSQVIHITDLTNSLEDLSRLDKICKIIEISDELSDKLFSALDSGDVETLKRKKWSFKDLCDKIQLDEFCTNVFGKSIM; translated from the exons ATGTATATATTTCGGATCATTTTTACTAAATTTGTCATGGTAACCAAATTAGGTATAAATGGATTCGGCCGAATTGGCAGAATTATTTTTAGAACATGTCTCCTACACAACGAGCTAGAG GTAGCAGCTATAAACGACCCAGCAATCGATGCAGAATACATTTGCTACTTGATAAAATTCGACTCCACACATGGAAAGTTTTCGGGAACGGTCACGCGAAATGATGATAACGAAATAATTGTGGACG GTCGTCCCATAAAAATATTCCGCGAGAAACTGCCGTCCAGTATACCATGGCAATCTGCTGGCGTTCAATATGTTATCGAATCTTCTGGAATGTTTACTTCACTGGAAAAGGCTTCG GGTCATCTCCGAAGCGTTAGAGTCAAACGTGTGATTGTAACTGCACCAAGCGTCGACGTACCAATGTTGATTTTGGGCGTCAATGATGGTGAAATATGTTCAG ACATGAAAGTTTTGTCGTGTGCATCAAGCACTTTATATTGTTTGGCACCGGTCATAAAGATATTGGAAGATAACTATGGAGTATCCGAAGGTTTCGTAACAAGTATACATGCAATGACGCCATCATTGAAACCCCTAGATGGACTGTGCTTAAGAGGGAAG CACTGGCGCGATCATCGGAGTATACATCAGAACATCATACCGGCCGCCACAGGAGCATGTAAAGCCCTTGGCAAAATTATGCCACAAGTTAAAGACAAACTGACCGGTTTAGCTTTTCGAGTACCGATTGTCAACGTTTCCGTTTTGGATATTTCTATCCG TCTATGTAAGGAAACGACTTGGCAAgatattttaaagaagatagaAGAGGCCGGTCGTAGCAAGATGGAGAACATTATAAAG AATTCCAAAGTATTCCGTAACACAAACACTAATGAAAGCAAGCAGAATACTCACAACGCAGATGTAATGAAACCTTTGGGGAGACCAGACTTATACACAGCGTCGGATAATGATTGTAAGGTAAAATACTCAAAAGATAcctttaaaatttggaaagaaAACGATCTAACCACAAAAACAGGCGTGCGCAATTACAGCGGATCATTTTTCCATAGTTGTATCTCGTTTGCAAATCCAACTAATACAATTAAGGCCCAGGAACGCTTAGAAAAAGTTAAACGTGAATTTTCTAAAATGGTCAACATCACTGAAGATTTGCTGAAGAAATCTTGCAGttataaattgaatttactaccggatccgaTTCCAGAGAATAGCTTAACGACTGAAAGAAAGAAATCGAATACAATAGTTAAGATTTCAAACAACGATACTAAGCATTTAGATGAAAAAACTAAAACAGATTCAGCATCTAGCGATAACCCACAAGATAATGTTCGTATGCATGCGAACAGTTATGAGAAAGACGAATCTAGCAGTAGCAGTATTGAAATTGGAAACATCGATTTTGAAACGGAAAAAATCATTTTACTTCGTGATTGTCGTGAACATATGAATATaaacaatacaaacaaaagTGGCATCCGAACAATAAAGCAAGAAGATAACTGTAGAAcacatttaattaatgataattttataaacGAAGAAAATACGAAAGAAGATTTCGATTTAAAGCTAAATCCTGAAACTGAAAAACTAACCGATGAAATTCTTTTAAGACCTAATAGTTCAAATAAAGAAGAGcagataaatttaaaacttaaagaCAATGAAACGAGTATTGAAATTAACAGTAGCAGCATTGATATGTCTGGCGTAACAAAAACAGATATTTTGAAAGAGGAAAATTACCAAAGTATTTCTGACAAATTAACTTTGGATATCCACAAGaatcaaacaaatttaattaattcattgcAATTTGGTGACAGCGAAACGAATCGAGACAATGCTATTGTAAGCTCGAAGAACTTAATGAACTGTTTAAACAAACTAACACCGGAACCAGTTATTGTCATAGCTAATAAAAAATCCACATGCTCTGAAATTACCATTGCCACATCCGCGTACGGCgaatttaatagaaataaaatagactTATTTGAAAAACTCGATAGCGAATGCGGTACAGGATCGGAATGCTCTTTCGAAATACGTGGTCGGACATCTCAAGTGATCCACATTACCGATTTGACGAATTCACTCGAAGATCTATCTCGCTTGGACAAAATTTGCAAGATTATCGAAATATCAGATGAACTATCCGATAAACTGTTTTCAGCATTGGACAGTGGAGATGTCGAAACTCTAAAACGAAAGAAGTGGTCGTTCAAAGATTTGTGTGATAAAATTCAACTAGATGAATTTTGTACTAATGTATTCGGAAAAtcaattatgtaa
- the LOC101742449 gene encoding uncharacterized protein LOC101742449 isoform X4: MFTSLEKASGHLRSVRVKRVIVTAPSVDVPMLILGVNDGEICSDMKVLSCASSTLYCLAPVIKILEDNYGVSEGFVTSIHAMTPSLKPLDGLCLRGKHWRDHRSIHQNIIPAATGACKALGKIMPQVKDKLTGLAFRVPIVNVSVLDISIRLCKETTWQDILKKIEEAGRSKMENIIKVTRDDNVSSDFAGDEHSCIVDGNSSLQLKPDFYKIVCWYENEYSYACRVVDTVLFIENQLKFVLVSEFRDQVKSKNSSVDKIHNIKAAVENYCDVPQNSKVFRNTNTNESKQNTHNADVMKPLGRPDLYTASDNDCKVKYSKDTFKIWKENDLTTKTGVRNYSGSFFHSCISFANPTNTIKAQERLEKVKREFSKMVNITEDLLKKSCSYKLNLLPDPIPENSLTTERKKSNTIVKISNNDTKHLDEKTKTDSASSDNPQDNVRMHANSYEKDESSSSSIEIGNIDFETEKIILLRDCREHMNINNTNKSGIRTIKQEDNCRTHLINDNFINEENTKEDFDLKLNPETEKLTDEILLRPNSSNKEEQINLKLKDNETSIEINSSSIDMSGVTKTDILKEENYQSISDKLTLDIHKNQTNLINSLQFGDSETNRDNAIVSSKNLMNCLNKLTPEPVIVIANKKSTCSEITIATSAYGEFNRNKIDLFEKLDSECGTGSECSFEIRGRTSQVIHITDLTNSLEDLSRLDKICKIIEISDELSDKLFSALDSGDVETLKRKKWSFKDLCDKIQLDEFCTNVFGKSIM; the protein is encoded by the exons ATGTTTACTTCACTGGAAAAGGCTTCG GGTCATCTCCGAAGCGTTAGAGTCAAACGTGTGATTGTAACTGCACCAAGCGTCGACGTACCAATGTTGATTTTGGGCGTCAATGATGGTGAAATATGTTCAG ACATGAAAGTTTTGTCGTGTGCATCAAGCACTTTATATTGTTTGGCACCGGTCATAAAGATATTGGAAGATAACTATGGAGTATCCGAAGGTTTCGTAACAAGTATACATGCAATGACGCCATCATTGAAACCCCTAGATGGACTGTGCTTAAGAGGGAAG CACTGGCGCGATCATCGGAGTATACATCAGAACATCATACCGGCCGCCACAGGAGCATGTAAAGCCCTTGGCAAAATTATGCCACAAGTTAAAGACAAACTGACCGGTTTAGCTTTTCGAGTACCGATTGTCAACGTTTCCGTTTTGGATATTTCTATCCG TCTATGTAAGGAAACGACTTGGCAAgatattttaaagaagatagaAGAGGCCGGTCGTAGCAAGATGGAGAACATTATAAAGGTAACAAGGGATGATAACGTTTCTTCGGATTTCGCTGGTGACGAGCACTCGTGCATCGTGGACGGGAATTCTAGCTTACAGCTAAAGCCGGATTTCTACAAAATCGTGTGTTGGTACGAAAATGAATATTCCTACGCGTGCCGTGTCGTAGACACTGTATTGTTTATTGAAAATCAGTTAAAGTTCGTTTTGGTATCCGAGTTCAGAGATCAAGTTAAATCTAAAAATAGTTCTGTTGATAAAATACACAATATAAAAGCCGCAGTGGAAAACTATTGCGATGTTCCACAGAATTCCAAAGTATTCCGTAACACAAACACTAATGAAAGCAAGCAGAATACTCACAACGCAGATGTAATGAAACCTTTGGGGAGACCAGACTTATACACAGCGTCGGATAATGATTGTAAGGTAAAATACTCAAAAGATAcctttaaaatttggaaagaaAACGATCTAACCACAAAAACAGGCGTGCGCAATTACAGCGGATCATTTTTCCATAGTTGTATCTCGTTTGCAAATCCAACTAATACAATTAAGGCCCAGGAACGCTTAGAAAAAGTTAAACGTGAATTTTCTAAAATGGTCAACATCACTGAAGATTTGCTGAAGAAATCTTGCAGttataaattgaatttactaccggatccgaTTCCAGAGAATAGCTTAACGACTGAAAGAAAGAAATCGAATACAATAGTTAAGATTTCAAACAACGATACTAAGCATTTAGATGAAAAAACTAAAACAGATTCAGCATCTAGCGATAACCCACAAGATAATGTTCGTATGCATGCGAACAGTTATGAGAAAGACGAATCTAGCAGTAGCAGTATTGAAATTGGAAACATCGATTTTGAAACGGAAAAAATCATTTTACTTCGTGATTGTCGTGAACATATGAATATaaacaatacaaacaaaagTGGCATCCGAACAATAAAGCAAGAAGATAACTGTAGAAcacatttaattaatgataattttataaacGAAGAAAATACGAAAGAAGATTTCGATTTAAAGCTAAATCCTGAAACTGAAAAACTAACCGATGAAATTCTTTTAAGACCTAATAGTTCAAATAAAGAAGAGcagataaatttaaaacttaaagaCAATGAAACGAGTATTGAAATTAACAGTAGCAGCATTGATATGTCTGGCGTAACAAAAACAGATATTTTGAAAGAGGAAAATTACCAAAGTATTTCTGACAAATTAACTTTGGATATCCACAAGaatcaaacaaatttaattaattcattgcAATTTGGTGACAGCGAAACGAATCGAGACAATGCTATTGTAAGCTCGAAGAACTTAATGAACTGTTTAAACAAACTAACACCGGAACCAGTTATTGTCATAGCTAATAAAAAATCCACATGCTCTGAAATTACCATTGCCACATCCGCGTACGGCgaatttaatagaaataaaatagactTATTTGAAAAACTCGATAGCGAATGCGGTACAGGATCGGAATGCTCTTTCGAAATACGTGGTCGGACATCTCAAGTGATCCACATTACCGATTTGACGAATTCACTCGAAGATCTATCTCGCTTGGACAAAATTTGCAAGATTATCGAAATATCAGATGAACTATCCGATAAACTGTTTTCAGCATTGGACAGTGGAGATGTCGAAACTCTAAAACGAAAGAAGTGGTCGTTCAAAGATTTGTGTGATAAAATTCAACTAGATGAATTTTGTACTAATGTATTCGGAAAAtcaattatgtaa
- the LOC101742449 gene encoding uncharacterized protein LOC101742449 isoform X2, whose product MSPTQRARAAINDPAIDAEYICYLIKFDSTHGKFSGTVTRNDDNEIIVDGRPIKIFREKLPSSIPWQSAGVQYVIESSGMFTSLEKASGHLRSVRVKRVIVTAPSVDVPMLILGVNDGEICSDMKVLSCASSTLYCLAPVIKILEDNYGVSEGFVTSIHAMTPSLKPLDGLCLRGKHWRDHRSIHQNIIPAATGACKALGKIMPQVKDKLTGLAFRVPIVNVSVLDISIRLCKETTWQDILKKIEEAGRSKMENIIKVTRDDNVSSDFAGDEHSCIVDGNSSLQLKPDFYKIVCWYENEYSYACRVVDTVLFIENQLKFVLVSEFRDQVKSKNSSVDKIHNIKAAVENYCDVPQNSKVFRNTNTNESKQNTHNADVMKPLGRPDLYTASDNDCKVKYSKDTFKIWKENDLTTKTGVRNYSGSFFHSCISFANPTNTIKAQERLEKVKREFSKMVNITEDLLKKSCSYKLNLLPDPIPENSLTTERKKSNTIVKISNNDTKHLDEKTKTDSASSDNPQDNVRMHANSYEKDESSSSSIEIGNIDFETEKIILLRDCREHMNINNTNKSGIRTIKQEDNCRTHLINDNFINEENTKEDFDLKLNPETEKLTDEILLRPNSSNKEEQINLKLKDNETSIEINSSSIDMSGVTKTDILKEENYQSISDKLTLDIHKNQTNLINSLQFGDSETNRDNAIVSSKNLMNCLNKLTPEPVIVIANKKSTCSEITIATSAYGEFNRNKIDLFEKLDSECGTGSECSFEIRGRTSQVIHITDLTNSLEDLSRLDKICKIIEISDELSDKLFSALDSGDVETLKRKKWSFKDLCDKIQLDEFCTNVFGKSIM is encoded by the exons ATGTCTCCTACACAACGAGCTAGAG CAGCTATAAACGACCCAGCAATCGATGCAGAATACATTTGCTACTTGATAAAATTCGACTCCACACATGGAAAGTTTTCGGGAACGGTCACGCGAAATGATGATAACGAAATAATTGTGGACG GTCGTCCCATAAAAATATTCCGCGAGAAACTGCCGTCCAGTATACCATGGCAATCTGCTGGCGTTCAATATGTTATCGAATCTTCTGGAATGTTTACTTCACTGGAAAAGGCTTCG GGTCATCTCCGAAGCGTTAGAGTCAAACGTGTGATTGTAACTGCACCAAGCGTCGACGTACCAATGTTGATTTTGGGCGTCAATGATGGTGAAATATGTTCAG ACATGAAAGTTTTGTCGTGTGCATCAAGCACTTTATATTGTTTGGCACCGGTCATAAAGATATTGGAAGATAACTATGGAGTATCCGAAGGTTTCGTAACAAGTATACATGCAATGACGCCATCATTGAAACCCCTAGATGGACTGTGCTTAAGAGGGAAG CACTGGCGCGATCATCGGAGTATACATCAGAACATCATACCGGCCGCCACAGGAGCATGTAAAGCCCTTGGCAAAATTATGCCACAAGTTAAAGACAAACTGACCGGTTTAGCTTTTCGAGTACCGATTGTCAACGTTTCCGTTTTGGATATTTCTATCCG TCTATGTAAGGAAACGACTTGGCAAgatattttaaagaagatagaAGAGGCCGGTCGTAGCAAGATGGAGAACATTATAAAGGTAACAAGGGATGATAACGTTTCTTCGGATTTCGCTGGTGACGAGCACTCGTGCATCGTGGACGGGAATTCTAGCTTACAGCTAAAGCCGGATTTCTACAAAATCGTGTGTTGGTACGAAAATGAATATTCCTACGCGTGCCGTGTCGTAGACACTGTATTGTTTATTGAAAATCAGTTAAAGTTCGTTTTGGTATCCGAGTTCAGAGATCAAGTTAAATCTAAAAATAGTTCTGTTGATAAAATACACAATATAAAAGCCGCAGTGGAAAACTATTGCGATGTTCCACAGAATTCCAAAGTATTCCGTAACACAAACACTAATGAAAGCAAGCAGAATACTCACAACGCAGATGTAATGAAACCTTTGGGGAGACCAGACTTATACACAGCGTCGGATAATGATTGTAAGGTAAAATACTCAAAAGATAcctttaaaatttggaaagaaAACGATCTAACCACAAAAACAGGCGTGCGCAATTACAGCGGATCATTTTTCCATAGTTGTATCTCGTTTGCAAATCCAACTAATACAATTAAGGCCCAGGAACGCTTAGAAAAAGTTAAACGTGAATTTTCTAAAATGGTCAACATCACTGAAGATTTGCTGAAGAAATCTTGCAGttataaattgaatttactaccggatccgaTTCCAGAGAATAGCTTAACGACTGAAAGAAAGAAATCGAATACAATAGTTAAGATTTCAAACAACGATACTAAGCATTTAGATGAAAAAACTAAAACAGATTCAGCATCTAGCGATAACCCACAAGATAATGTTCGTATGCATGCGAACAGTTATGAGAAAGACGAATCTAGCAGTAGCAGTATTGAAATTGGAAACATCGATTTTGAAACGGAAAAAATCATTTTACTTCGTGATTGTCGTGAACATATGAATATaaacaatacaaacaaaagTGGCATCCGAACAATAAAGCAAGAAGATAACTGTAGAAcacatttaattaatgataattttataaacGAAGAAAATACGAAAGAAGATTTCGATTTAAAGCTAAATCCTGAAACTGAAAAACTAACCGATGAAATTCTTTTAAGACCTAATAGTTCAAATAAAGAAGAGcagataaatttaaaacttaaagaCAATGAAACGAGTATTGAAATTAACAGTAGCAGCATTGATATGTCTGGCGTAACAAAAACAGATATTTTGAAAGAGGAAAATTACCAAAGTATTTCTGACAAATTAACTTTGGATATCCACAAGaatcaaacaaatttaattaattcattgcAATTTGGTGACAGCGAAACGAATCGAGACAATGCTATTGTAAGCTCGAAGAACTTAATGAACTGTTTAAACAAACTAACACCGGAACCAGTTATTGTCATAGCTAATAAAAAATCCACATGCTCTGAAATTACCATTGCCACATCCGCGTACGGCgaatttaatagaaataaaatagactTATTTGAAAAACTCGATAGCGAATGCGGTACAGGATCGGAATGCTCTTTCGAAATACGTGGTCGGACATCTCAAGTGATCCACATTACCGATTTGACGAATTCACTCGAAGATCTATCTCGCTTGGACAAAATTTGCAAGATTATCGAAATATCAGATGAACTATCCGATAAACTGTTTTCAGCATTGGACAGTGGAGATGTCGAAACTCTAAAACGAAAGAAGTGGTCGTTCAAAGATTTGTGTGATAAAATTCAACTAGATGAATTTTGTACTAATGTATTCGGAAAAtcaattatgtaa